The Nerophis ophidion isolate RoL-2023_Sa linkage group LG21, RoL_Noph_v1.0, whole genome shotgun sequence region aaggccattcagggagtccgaatcgtagataaaaagttgttttccttcgagaaaacaaaatattgacttgtcttctctgcttgtccatgctggacctcttttagttccaattaactggcttcctgtgcacttaagatgtgactttaaggttttactaattacgtataaaatactacacggtctagctccatcctatcttgccgattgtattgtaccatatgtcaaccctaaccctaaccctaaccctaaccctaaccatatgatttggggctatataaataaacattgattgattattattgaTACTATCATAACACAATCAACCTTTttaaaatgtggcaataaattaCTTCTGTTGTCATGGTTTATTTGAATAGCACAACATTTCTTCTTCAATAAATGACAATCTCTGAAAAGGTAGCGTCCGTCGTAAATCCTAGCCATGTGTTATGGATATTACAACTCTATACAAATGTTACACCATGCACCAGGTTTACTACTGTTGCCAATGCAAAAGATTAACAAATGTTAAAAGTATCCTTCAAACCCTTCAGGGCTTGCTCCTTTGTGATACTCTTCCAGGCTTCCGGAACCCGAGCTGGCTTGGCGTGATACTCTTTAGCAAAACGATCATTATAACGTACCAATACGAACTTCCAGTAATCAGACGCTTCCATTGTGGCGTCTGGAGGAATGTGCCAGTCGGAAAAGACTGTACTGTAGTCACTGTATTGCACTAATCCCTCCCTTTGATATCTGAATGAACGAGTACCATGAACATAGTTTGGACATAGACATATACGCAATTCTTTAGTCACAGACCTTCTCCATTTTCCAAGCCCCTGTGGCCGATGGACAGATGCGTGATGTTTTTCGTGGTTTTTGCCGCCAGCCTCACAAGAGATTTTACAGAATGGACACTGCTGGCCGCATCCGAGAATCCTCTTGAAGAGCTCATCCTGTGGTTTTACTGCAAGTTTATTCAAGGTTTCAGGTATGTCTTCAGTGTCGGAGAGTTCCACATGCAGTGTTTCCTTTAACCAATTTAAGGATGCAATACATTTTTGTGTGAATGAATTCATTGTGGATTTGATCTGAAACAAAACGCATTTTTCAGCCTCCTCGGATATCGTGATGTCTTTTATCAGAAATAGGCGCATTTCGTGGATGAGATTTGGAATACTCTCAGTGCCATCAGATTGCTTCTTTAAGGCACGTTTCAATGCTTTTGATATTTTGTTAACATTTTGTTTGAGATTCCTCAGCTTTAATTCGCACAAAGTATTGTCTTGCAATTTTTCTAAGACGTGCGCAAATATCCACTCTTTGACGTACATTTCATACTGCGATATGTACTTGAGAAAAGCGGCGAAGTCATCTTTCAGCAATAACTCCTTCTGAATGTTGTACTGGAAACAAGAGCGTGAACTGAACTGCATCGAGTCGCAGCTGGTCAGAATGTGATCTACAATGTCGATTCCCAATGTCCGGTTCATGTAATCTTCAATGGCAGGCTTGACACAAAACTGGACAAAATCGTTGGCTTTGCGTTGGCAATGGTCTGTCTGTTTGTACAAATCCATAAAATCCATCAAATATTGATTCTTGTGCTTTTCCAGCTGTGTTCGGGGGTCATTCTTCAACAAGAACCTTTGGTGTATTTTGAGGAATTCTCTTGCAGCAATTCCACAAATGTGAAGTTTGATGTCAATCTCAAATGTTGTGTTTGATCCGTGACGACTGTAACATTTGTTAAGTGATTCGTCAATCCTTCGCAGCAGATCTCTTGAGAAAGATTCATGATAATAACCCATGGACTGGGTTTGATCAATAACAAACTGTCTTTCTGTGTCAATGATGTCATCTGCATACCTTTGGAAATCTGCCCACGTGTCCCCATCTGTTGCATAAAGAGGGTCAACATGGTCGTGTCTTGTCTTAAATGTGCCAGTCCCACAGCCTTGTAGGTCTTGAACATGCTGCAGTTCCTCATTTACATTTCGATTTGAGAAATTTTTCTTCAGCTGGGTGAGAATGGATGCAGGTATATCTTCTTCTTTCAGTGCAGGTACATTGATAGTGGCAGAAGCCCACATTTTGTCAAACTCCTCTCGCAGTTGGTCATCAGACAGTCTGGTGTCTTTGCAGTCGCCCAGAAGCTTCATGACTCTCTCTTCAATCCTGCCACGGTACTCTTGTTGTATGTCCAgtgctttttttttagctattttgagATCCAGGACTCTGTCCAATTTAGCATTGACTGAATGTCTAATCTCATTTGACACACTTGTAATACTATTGAAAAAGTCCGTTTTGTACCTCTCTGTCAGCTTTACATTTCTGTCTCTCTTTCTGTAGTAATCAAGGAGTttcttttccatttttttttgttgtagttcTATTTCTTGAGCTAGTTCAGTTTTTTTGGCGGTGACCAATGAGTTCCATGTTTCCAGTCCAACTTCATTGTTGGCATTTACAATTTCCAACTCTGCTGCTGTCTGCCTGGAGAATATTTCTTTTTGCATCTCCCATTCCCACTGGAGGAACTCTTTGCACAGGTTGTCATAGGCATGAGCCACAAGTGTGTTTCTGAAGCTAAAGATGAAGTTTTCATATTTCACTGATTTCCACAGAGAGCTCATCCATTCTAGAAGCTCTGGGATTGTTGACGCTTCAAATAGATTATTTTCTCCTGTGATCTCCAGAAGATTCTTCTTGAAGTCTGATACAGCTTCACTGTAACCGATGTTCACTGGTGCCATTGGAGGGGTTCCATACCAAAGTCCTGGGATGTTCCAGTTGTTGTTTTCTATGTCATAGTCGAGCACATCTGTGAACCTGTGAATCCCAGGTTGTCTCTCCATTTCAGCTGCAATCTTTGTCATTTCATTGAGTTTCTCCAAGAGATGATGTCTTTCTGTCAGGGTTTTGTAATGAGCAGAGACTTTGGCGACattttggtgcacaaaatgacaAATTGTCCTTTTCCCGATTTGTTTCATTCTCAGGAAGGCATGGACAGCAATTTGCAGGACATCTTTCATTTCATTTGCATTCTCCATTGCAATGTTTATGATTGCAACATCACTTAAGCCAATGACAAAGGTGGCTAGCTGGTTGTCATGCTCATAACTATCTTCCACGTGCGCAAGATCAGAGGATTTCAGACCCTCTGTATCAATGAGGAGAATGAAGTCACAACCCAACTCTTGTTGTGTATCGTCTCCAACTTTGAGAAATAGCATATAAGCCCCTCTTGTACATCTGCCACTGCTGACCGCTAACTGAACACCAAACATGGTGTTGAGAAGTGTTGATTTTCCAGTACTTTGAACACCTAACACGGTTAGTACCAACAACCTGCTCCTTCCCCCGACCTTCTTGTGAAGCTCCATCAATACAGCTGTCACCCACTTCTCTGGGATGTTAGAAGCATCTCCATCTAAAAGTTCTAATGGATGACCATCCAACAGCATTTCAGCAGCTATGGCAGGTAAATGGCACATTTTACCTGTGGAATCACCCACATGCACAGATACTTCATAGTTAAGTCCCATTTCTCTCATGTAATGCTCCACCCCTAAAGAGCTGTCCACCAAATCCTGACTAAACTTTTTAATGAGTTTGGCATTCTTCTTTTGCCATCGCTCTTTCAATTTGTTCCGCAGGCTGGTCAGTTTGTCTCTAGAATGGGTATTAAACTGGAAtttcatccacttcaagaaaacatttctttcttctttgttgcTTGTTGATAAGGTTGCAATAAAATCCTGCATTCCTTGGGACATTTTTTGCCTCTTTTGCAACTCCCAAATGTTCTTTTTCTCTTCTTGTATTTGAGCTTTTTGATGCTCAACCCCCTCACTGCCAAAATTACTGATTCTGCATTCCTCTTTCTCCAGTTCTGATAGTCTTTTCCAATGTTCCCCTTGCAGaggaagttgttgttttttaaagtctTGTATGGTTCGCAAACCGATACGACTCATGATCGCCTCAGCTGTGTTTTTCTGTTCAACAGTTTTGTTTTCATCCACAGCCAGACCTAATTTATCTGCCGTTTTGTGCATATTTGCAATACTCGTTCTGGTTTTTACATCACGGAGTGAGGTTTTGATGGTTTCGCAAAGTCTCTTTGAAAACTCTGCTGAATTTACTCTGGGATTTTTGATTTTGATTCTGTTTTTTCCTATATCCAACTTTCGCAGTAGATTTTTGACGGACATCAGATCCTCAGTGCGACTCCCTTTGTTGTTAACAACAAAATGGAGTTTGGATTTTGCATCGTGAAGAGCATTCAGAATTGTCTCCTCTTTTTCTTCAACCATGTCAAGGAATACAAAGACTGCATTGGACACTTCACAAAGGAAGTTGAACTGCGTAAGTGACTCACAAATGTCTCCTCGCAAATTAGCAAGTGCAATTGGCTCCCGGAATGTGTCCATATTTTCTTTTCCGCAAGGAAGGAACCAGCTAACTTCTACCAAACCATTTGACATTTTTCGAGGGAGTGCGCCCCCTTCCATGTCTCTGTGTATAAAGATATTGTGATTCTGCTGGTCACGGCTAAGAATTTGATTTAAAATCTGCGATTTGGATAGGCTGCAGTTTTGTAGCCTCACAAAAGAAAATAATGGAATTTCTGCCTGGACGATGTTGTCCTCAACAAATCCTTTGGATTCACACAAATCATGCGGACACCACTCTTTGACAATTTCTCTCAGAGCCCATGACATCAGGGTACACTGACTGTTGGTGTGGGGCAACAACAGAGGGACAGAAAACTGGCATAATGACAATTTGAGGGCCATTTCCTGCTGCAAAAAGCTGTCGGCACAAAGAAATAGACACACTATCAGGTCCAGAGGATGAACTGTGGTTACTGAGAGGCCGTCTGCTGTGTAAAGGTCCATTGAGTCCAATTCATCATCAGTTTCCTCATGACTGCTAAACAACTGTGTGTAGTTCCTGCAACCAGCATTGACTTTAAACAGTTTTCTCAGGTAATAAAATGGCACTTCTTCCGCTGAGATAACACTTTTTTCATTCATGCTGTTCTGGTTGACTTCCAGTAGAGACTGAAGTTTGAGTTTGTTGGGGTAATACTGCTTAAGTCCAAGGTCGGAGAGGACATCCAACAGAACTGTCAAAGAGAAAGATTAGAATTGTTTTAGTTTAAAACGCTCATGTCGTATATCGCTCTGAGGTGTTTAAGAAGTATTCGTGATGAAAATTCGTATGAAAACATATTTTGGTAGCTCCTCAACAAACAGGGTTTCCCCCAGATTGTCAATATTGTCACGGCGCTTGCGTAATCCGTCTTGCCATCTGCAGCAAGCGCCGCCGGCAGCTCTGCTAGGAGGGCGCCGGCACACTAAGAAAAAGAACACCTTCACGATCGGGTGCACTGATTTTCAAAGATCCAGCCTCACCAGGCACCAAGAAACATCAGAGTACACCTTTCCTGCTTGTCGGCTCAAAGACCGTTCCCTCCAGGGCCGATACATTGTTGGGGGTAACACCCTCCactttacccggcagtgggttCTTACAGTTCCACTCTTTGGTTGATTTGTTACAACTctatctatcaatccatccatccatcttcttccgcttatccgaggtcgggtcgcagggcagcagcctaagcaagggagcccagacttctctccccccagccacttcgtccagctcttcccgggggatcccgaagcgttcccaggccagccgggagacatagtcttcctaacgtgtcctgggtcttcccgtggcctcctgtCGGTCGTacgtgccctaaacgcctccctagggaggcattcgggtggcatcctgaccagatgcccgaaccacctcatctggctcctctccatgtggaggagcagcggctttactttgagttcctcccggatggcagagcttctcaccctatctctaagggagagacccaaactcatttgggccgcttgtacccgtgatcttatcctttcggtcatgacccaaagctcatgaccataggtgaggatgggaacgtagatcgaccggtaaattgagagctttgccttccggctcagctccttcttcaccacaacggatcgtctTCAGTAATTCATTACTGAAGAAGCCAAAACGATCCACTTGTCaatgtcacgatccactcttctctcactcgtgaacaagactcctagttacttgaactcctccacttggggcagggtctcctccccaacccgcagatggcactccagccttttccgagcgagaaccatggactcagacttggaggtgctgattctcatcccagccgcttcacactcggctgcgaaccggtccagtgagagctggagatcccggtcagacgaagccatcaggaccacatcatctgcaaaaagcagagacctaatcctgcggtcaccaaaccggaacccctcaacgccttgactgcgcctagaaattctgtccataaaagttatgaacagaatgggtgacaaaggacagccttggcggagtccaaccctcactggaaacgggtccaacttactgccggcaatgcggaccaaggtctgacactgatcatacagggagcggaccgccacaataagacagtccgataccccatactctctgagcactccccacaggacttcccgagggacacggtccaatgccttctccaagtccacaaagcacatgtagactggttgggcaaactcccatgcaccctcaagaaccctgcccagagtatagagctggtccacagttccacgaccaggacgaaaaccacactgttcttcctgaatccgaggttggactatccggcgtagcctcctctccagtacacctgaataaaccttaccgggaaggctgaggagtgtgatcccacagaCAATCAAAAGTTGTCAAAATTTTAATTTTAAGTTATTATGGAATGATTTAGCGCTAAAATGAATTTGACACTTCTGATTCAACGCAAATTCAAACAGATCCCCGGAATTGTTCACAGCCCCGCAACTTTCCCGTTTACTTTGGTCAATCGGCAACATTTTCGGCAATAGAATTTGTCTCTGAGCATTGCTCAAACGCGTCAACTGTCCGATCAAAACATACTTTTGTTCTTTttcaatatcggatatcggcaaaaaagccattatcggacatctctattttcaACCCTGCGCTTTTTGAGGTGAAGGTTAAaaggaacacttaaaacattaAAACCAATTCCTTAAATCATAAGTTGTTTCAATTTTATTGAAATGAAAAAGtttcaaaacaatgcagcattttctaaaaaaaaaaaaaaaaaaatctgccctAAATCAATCAAGTGAAATCCTGGAGGGACCGATACTGTGTATAATTATCCAAACTGGAATTACTGGACTCAGTCCGCGCGATGTTTTTTGAAGCAACACATTATCAAAAACCCAGCTGTCTTATACTGCGCTGCCACAATTTTGTAAATGCGCTTTCTGCAAATTGCTGAAACTACTAACACATTTTTTAGTCAACTGCCAAATGTCCTCTTCTCTCTTTGTAAAAGCACAGTGGAGACAGACTACTTTGTACAAGATCAATACAACTAAATACTTTTCCAAACATCAGCATGCAAACatacaaatatttattaaaagtagGACTGTACCTGGGTATTGTCCTTCAGCGCTCATTGTTGCCATGGTCTGATGGTCCCTCAGACCTcccttgtccttaaataccttaAGACCACAACGATAATTGAGTTAGGTTTTTAACATTCATTTAAACCACCTTTATAAACACATAAAATGTTGATGGATAATTCCAAAAATCAGGTAAAATTATCACCATTCCTTTAAGTTTAATGTCAACATTTGTATTTGATTAACTCTCAGACACATCCTTAAATATTCACCTACCTTGCATGTCAGCCAGAGGTATTCTCGCTCCAACTCCCTTCCGTGGTATTTAAAGGCAAGAAAATAGAAAGAGAAAGCATTTCATGGTCCTGATAAACTGGTTTGTTGTTGAAGTTAttaattaattaactcatattagGTTTTGCTTATGGTGAAGGTTTATATTCACCTTGGAGAATTAcaaccaccaagtttaagtaaatagatgtatttcagtttgagcacataacaacataaggccccttagtttgacattcgcaggtggattggatcacttctcgtaggaaagaggCCCTAAATGGGACTTcgaaatgcaaaagtgatagccctatcttTGAGAAGAGACTACAGGTATAGTCAACGTCAACATTTAAGTtttgacttaaagcagttgttttcaattagcacacacccagagacagaaaggaggaatatAAAAAAGTGCCTCATTTTCTTGACTTGAATGATACTCGCTTGTAACAAAGCAACTTTTcgttcagtaaagcgtctccgacgtctcttttgatccagccgcacagCCCTGTCacccttctgtccggacgaggaCGGCAAATGCACATCATTATATAAACTGTTGGTGGTGAACTCCGATATGTGTTCATATAGCTGCTGTGCAaccattttttcgaggattttcgaaataaagggaaggtgggacaccggccggtagtttacaatgaggtcaggatcgaggttaggtcttttgagcagaggatgaataatcgcttttttgaatgctagtggaacagtgccagaggaaagtgaaaCATTtagaatatttagcactgatggacttaACAATAccaaaagctccttgataagtttcccaggaagtgggtcaagtaaacatgttttgttttatcccatttacACGCCGTAGCAATACccctaatgttatttcatcaaaatgagagggactattttggagggcaacaTCCATCATAtttacagtcgtatctgtgttaataaaaCCCAGTTgaaggctgctagacttttggaCAAGATCAAGAAAGTTTGAt contains the following coding sequences:
- the LOC133540159 gene encoding up-regulator of cell proliferation-like, whose product is MATMSAEGQYPVLLDVLSDLGLKQYYPNKLKLQSLLEVNQNSMNEKSVISAEEVPFYYLRKLFKVNAGCRNYTQLFSSHEETDDELDSMDLYTADGLSVTTVHPLDLIVCLFLCADSFLQQEMALKLSLCQFSVPLLLPHTNSQCTLMSWALREIVKEWCPHDLCESKGFVEDNIVQAEIPLFSFVRLQNCSLSKSQILNQILSRDQQNHNIFIHRDMEGGALPRKMSNGLVEVSWFLPCGKENMDTFREPIALANLRGDICESLTQFNFLCEVSNAVFVFLDMVEEKEETILNALHDAKSKLHFVVNNKGSRTEDLMSVKNLLRKLDIGKNRIKIKNPRVNSAEFSKRLCETIKTSLRDVKTRTSIANMHKTADKLGLAVDENKTVEQKNTAEAIMSRIGLRTIQDFKKQQLPLQGEHWKRLSELEKEECRISNFGSEGVEHQKAQIQEEKKNIWELQKRQKMSQGMQDFIATLSTSNKEERNVFLKWMKFQFNTHSRDKLTSLRNKLKERWQKKNAKLIKKFSQDLVDSSLGVEHYMREMGLNYEVSVHVGDSTGKMCHLPAIAAEMLLDGHPLELLDGDASNIPEKWVTAVLMELHKKVGGRSRLLVLTVLGVQSTGKSTLLNTMFGVQLAVSSGRCTRGAYMLFLKVGDDTQQELGCDFILLIDTEGLKSSDLAHVEDSYEHDNQLATFVIGLSDVAIINIAMENANEMKDVLQIAVHAFLRMKQIGKRTICHFVHQNVAKVSAHYKTLTERHHLLEKLNEMTKIAAEMERQPGIHRFTDVLDYDIENNNWNIPGLWYGTPPMAPVNIGYSEAVSDFKKNLLEITGENNLFEASTIPELLEWMSSLWKSVKYENFIFSFRNTLVAHAYDNLCKEFLQWEWEMQKEIFSRQTAAELEIVNANNEVGLETWNSLVTAKKTELAQEIELQQKKMEKKLLDYYRKRDRNVKLTERYKTDFFNSITSVSNEIRHSVNAKLDRVLDLKIAKKKALDIQQEYRGRIEERVMKLLGDCKDTRLSDDQLREEFDKMWASATINVPALKEEDIPASILTQLKKNFSNRNVNEELQHVQDLQGCGTGTFKTRHDHVDPLYATDGDTWADFQRYADDIIDTERQFVIDQTQSMGYYHESFSRDLLRRIDESLNKCYSRHGSNTTFEIDIKLHICGIAAREFLKIHQRFLLKNDPRTQLEKHKNQYLMDFMDLYKQTDHCQRKANDFVQFCVKPAIEDYMNRTLGIDIVDHILTSCDSMQFSSRSCFQYNIQKELLLKDDFAAFLKYISQYEMYVKEWIFAHVLEKLQDNTLCELKLRNLKQNVNKISKALKRALKKQSDGTESIPNLIHEMRLFLIKDITISEEAEKCVLFQIKSTMNSFTQKCIASLNWLKETLHVELSDTEDIPETLNKLAVKPQDELFKRILGCGQQCPFCKISCEAGGKNHEKHHASVHRPQGLGKWRRSVTKELRICLCPNYVHGTRSFRYQREGLVQYSDYSTVFSDWHIPPDATMEASDYWKFVLVRYNDRFAKEYHAKPARVPEAWKSITKEQALKGLKDTFNIC